One window of the Oscillospiraceae bacterium genome contains the following:
- the ftsZ gene encoding cell division protein FtsZ yields the protein MPVRLAPTSDEAVLIKVIGVGGAGNNAIDRMIEAGIEGVEFISINTDIQALFRSRASNKIQIGEKLTKGQGAGADPEKGKRAAEESREAIADALRNADMVFITAGMGGGTGTGAAPVVAEIAKEMGILTVGIVTKPFTFEGKSRMSKATTGIETLKARVDSLVVIPNERLKFVSEQKITFQNAFIIADDVLRQGVQGISDLIMKPGIVNLDFADISAVMTDAGYAHMGVGKAAGKDKAEAAAKIAMSSPLLESSINGAKGVIINITASPDITLDEIETASGLIYEAAHDNANIIWGTSFDESFTDEMCVTVIATGFEGNINNMFNPNAKALNIETPSEENEADGEMGIDDGGFIDLINELSKNK from the coding sequence ATGCCGGTTCGTTTAGCACCCACAAGTGATGAAGCAGTGCTTATTAAAGTTATAGGTGTCGGAGGAGCAGGAAATAACGCTATTGACCGTATGATTGAAGCGGGTATTGAGGGCGTTGAATTTATATCTATCAATACAGATATTCAGGCTTTGTTCCGTTCCAGAGCTTCTAATAAAATTCAAATAGGAGAAAAACTTACAAAAGGTCAGGGCGCAGGTGCAGATCCTGAAAAGGGTAAGCGTGCAGCCGAAGAGAGCAGAGAGGCTATTGCCGATGCTTTAAGAAATGCCGATATGGTATTTATAACTGCCGGTATGGGCGGCGGCACAGGAACAGGAGCAGCTCCCGTTGTTGCTGAAATTGCAAAGGAAATGGGTATACTTACAGTAGGTATAGTAACAAAGCCCTTTACCTTTGAAGGCAAAAGCCGTATGAGCAAGGCAACCACCGGTATTGAAACCCTCAAGGCAAGAGTTGACTCTCTTGTAGTTATCCCCAATGAAAGATTGAAATTCGTTTCTGAACAGAAGATAACCTTCCAGAACGCATTTATAATTGCAGACGATGTTTTGCGTCAGGGCGTTCAAGGTATTTCCGACCTTATTATGAAGCCCGGTATAGTAAACCTTGACTTTGCTGATATTTCCGCTGTTATGACAGATGCAGGCTATGCTCATATGGGCGTAGGTAAGGCTGCAGGAAAAGACAAGGCAGAGGCTGCTGCAAAAATTGCTATGTCATCTCCCTTGCTTGAAAGCTCAATCAACGGTGCAAAGGGTGTTATTATCAACATCACTGCATCTCCCGATATTACTCTTGATGAAATCGAAACAGCTTCCGGACTTATCTACGAAGCGGCTCACGATAATGCAAACATTATCTGGGGTACTTCCTTTGACGAAAGCTTTACCGATGAAATGTGCGTAACTGTTATTGCTACAGGCTTTGAGGGAAATATCAATAATATGTTTAATCCCAATGCAAAGGCTTTGAACATTGAAACACCCAGCGAAGAGAATGAAGCTGACGGAGAAATGGGAATTGACGACGGCGGCTTTATTGACCTTATAAACGAATTGAGCAAAAACAAATAA